In Babesia microti strain RI chromosome IV, complete genome, the sequence atttttaacttcttaattagaaatatattgtctaacccatattataattttcagTATCACAATCTTTTAATCGCATTTATTGCACATAATaaactatattatcattttaaaataatgaGATTCATTAGATATTTCTAGTAATTTCTAAATTGTTCAGTACATGGACTACgtatttatatgtatttgtACATGTATTACACATTCGTAGACAAGTTCTCATAAGTATTAGATAAAAGTATTCACATcatatattgaattatttttatacgcctttaatcaattttttgtttaataattgaatctTATTTTAAAGgaatttgatcaaattgcattttccctaatataacaaaatttacaatttatgatataatgAATCTCTAGTAGATTTTATGTAACTGTTAGTGCTAATTGTATACATAATTAAACCATTTtagcaaaattttcaatctAAAAGACTTCAGTTTTAGTTACCATagaaaaattacaaaaattacaatttaaacGCTATCGTCGGTCTAATTTAATCGATAACACAAATAGTTCTAATTACAGTGTAATAGCACGCATGGATGGGTTGgctaaaatttgaaattgccTTTTTACAATCATAAATTGCTAATTCAATAATAGATTTGTACTGATAGAATAACAGCGTACTcaaaacaataatttttatttctgtaaaaatcaaaaaaaaACAAACAGTAGACCATAATGACACTAAATATAAAAGTCCCTATGCCCTATTTATTGCCAAAATTAACGCAATTAACCtacatttatatgttaAATGCTTATTGATTACAAACATAATGTTACACACAGGCGACCTAAAATGTCATTTCCAGTAGTTCCCGGATGACATATGCCTAATGCGAGACAGTGTACGCGGATAATTCTTCAGTCcatcatcaaatttaaatgaaattgGCGAACTGAAATTATGTGACAAGTAGTCAAAATTGGAGATATTTTCgacaaatttaacatcCTCGGAATAGTAAATTGCGTTATCATATACAAGTGCCCATAAAGAATCTGAAAATGTTACATCCCCCCTCACGGAATTAACAATGTCAATCGCACTATTTATGGAATTTGGATCCAATTTGTTAGCAAGcaaatcaaaaaatgattcTTGTGTTATGCAATCCGATGGATCGACACCCAAATCAATGAGTGATAAACCCACTTTTTCAAAGAGTTTGTTGTTTTTCAACTGACCAAACATTTGATATAATGGTTTACTGGAGTCAAATATTATCTTTGtattactaaattagtaaaccaatttcaaaatgaaatataaaCGTATTGGTGCTTACCTCTCATAAGCAATGTCTATAAACTTGATAAACCGAGTTAGTTCGTCAGATTGAGTGGTAGCTATGTCAAATTGAGGTATGTTGGATATGCCAACCACGCAATAATTGTCACATATGGCAATGTATTCGTTAGTGCCACTAGGAACACTGAACAAACTATTAAAAGTGAATGCAGCAAGATTTTTACCAGTCCCATCATTTGAATCGATTACGAATGGTATATTTAAAGTCTTTAGTGGTGATATTTGCAGAGAAACATCAGTAGCACCTGGTTGCTTACCCATTTTAGTAATTAGTagtttaatatattcaaacCCTCTATGTGGCCAATAAAAATGGACAATTCCTCCATTACATTGCCTGTAATCGATATTTGCATCTAAATTGTAAACCAAACAATGCTCCATAAGTGTATCTATGAAAGGCAAAAATCGTTCCCTGTTTAAACCACCCAAATAAGATATTACTTACCAAGATACAATTCTTCCGGCTTTTTATTGCTGGTTGATACTAATGTACATCCcaaattaaacaatctGTCAAACAAGGCCTTAAGTATCATCGCATCTGAAATGTGCTCAACTTGAAACTCGTCCAGGCAGATCAATCTGGCATTTTGTCTAATTTCACGGCAAATACCATCTAAAGCATCACTGACACCGCTAATGCGCAATTTATGAAgttttttttgtatttcaGTCATGAAATTATGGAAATGCATACGCATTTTTGGTTGTGTTGATCTGTTATAGAATTGATCCATTAACATCGTTTTCCCTTGGCCTACACCACCATGAATATAGATACCACTCACAAACTGAATGATGACATGTTATTATcgttattatttatatttaataacaCTTACATCAGTTGCGGATTGAGCCATACGATATTCTATACCCTGCAATTTCTCTACTAGTTTCTTTTGCGTTTCAGATAACACAATTTCACAAGTCGAGTAATATCTCATGTTAAACCGATAATGAAACACTATAAACTGTAAGGCTTTGGATTTATGAGCGCAAAAAGTGTAAAATCTTGCATGACTAATGTTGGGAATTCTGAATTTTATTCCACAACTTGTCAACAACAGTCCAATTGCCTAtgttagatattttataatgcGTTTAGATGTTAAAAACTATTTATCAAACGGATTATTTATGGATgtcaatttaaaatttcaaattcttATTCCTCTAAAATAAAATCCGAGCTATAGGACGAAGTGAATGCGTACCTTTATCCTCGACATTATACATAGAATGTTGCCAAGAAAAGAAACATTTAGCAGTTACCACGGGAGAAAGAGACGCTAGTATAATAGATACCGCAGGTGAAATCTGAGTTTGTGTCAAACTGTGGAAAGTTAAATTGTGCGAGTATCGTTCAAAGACGTAATGCCTGATTGCCTTTCTGTGTTTAAATGGCGATTTTAGATATGTTACACTCCAGCGATGTCTGGGCTGGCGATACAATTTGGAAGGCATCAATTGGCGTTCATCACGAACACAAAATTcatgattatatttgtgaCATCCTTCGAGTATGCTTTCAATAGTGCGTTTCAAAGAGATTCTATTTGGGGAACTCAAGTTTACTGCCAATCTCACCAGTGCATACATCCAGTGTACGACAATTCTATATCTCTAGCAGGCAGTAAACACACCTCACACTCACTGACTCATATACGGCCTGCTATATATAGAGCTATCGCATATACttatttcaatatttagGACTGCGCGTGTAAAATATTCCCATAAAATTCCTATTAAGCACGTTAGAATAGCAGTTATTACGTATCATTTTAAagatttcaaaaaatatatttaaaacaagACTTCGctaatttaccaatttcaACCACAATTACACCAATTTGTGtctattaattatgtagtCTAATCAACTAAATTGTGTTAAATAtagtcaaaattttcatataatataacataaGTTCCCATTTACAGTGGGCGTATTTATATGTAGTTATCTATTTagttaattgtattttacGTCTTTaagtaatttattatagTTAGTGTCAATTAACATTACATTTCAACGTGAGAGTATACACAAATCCAATCAGCAAATTATGCTGATTTCACAATCACAATTACATCTTTGTATACAATCtgaaaattacaatatatttgatgttaTAGTAACAAAATGACATTTCAAAAGTgatttaaaacaattaaatatcgattactttaataattatcaaagaAAAAGC encodes:
- a CDS encoding Lactation elevated protein 1 (overlaps_old_locusTagID:BBM_III08550), which codes for MSRIKAIGLLLTSCGIKFRIPNISHARFYTFCAHKSKALQFIVFHYRFNMRYYSTCEIVLSETQKKLVEKLQGIEYRMAQSATDFVSGIYIHGGVGQGKTMLMDQFYNRSTQPKMRMHFHNFMTEIQKKLHKLRISGVSDALDGICREIRQNARLICLDEFQVEHISDAMILKALFDRLFNLGCTLVSTSNKKPEELYLVISYLGGLNRERFLPFIDTLMEHCLVYNLDANIDYRQCNGGIVHFYWPHRGFEYIKLLITKMGKQPGATDVSLQISPLKTLNIPFVIDSNDGTGKNLAAFTFNSLFSVPSGTNEYIAICDNYCVVGISNIPQFDIATTQSDELTRFIKFIDIAYESNTKIIFDSSKPLYQMFGQLKNNKLFEKVGLSLIDLGVDPSDCITQESFFDLLANKLDPNSINSAIDIVNSVRGDVTFSDSLWALVYDNAIYYSEDVKFVENISNFDYLSHNFSSPISFKFDDGLKNYPRTLSRIRHMSSGNYWK